The Apium graveolens cultivar Ventura chromosome 10, ASM990537v1, whole genome shotgun sequence nucleotide sequence TTAAGTAAAAGGTAAGGCACAAGAAAGTAAGAAACAAACAGACAAAGAAAGAATTGATCAAGGGGCGGGAGGCCGTTTTCCCATTGGAAGCTACATTTGTCACTCAAAAAATAAAGGGTGCAATATCCAATAGCATATAAAAGAAAATTTACCTTTCCATTATCATCCTTGTCTAATTGTGTGTTCATAATCATTACCATTGGCGGCCATACTATTTCCCTGTCACGTACAGCGGTTTCATTTAGACCCTTCCACTTTCCAAAAGCTTCTCCAGCAGGGATTACAGATGTTCCCCTCCTACGCAGCTCCTCATCCAACAGTTTAGCAAGTACCCTGTGGGCCTTAGCCCTTCTTTTGCCTTTAGTTTTCGCATGGGTCATCAGGGGCTGCAGTCCCCTATACCAGTCAATTGCACCAGGACCGCCATGACATGCTGGGCAATGCCACTGCCTATCAGGTTCACTGATTTCCTCTACCTTCAAGCCATCTAAGGTTTCAAAGAAGCCCTTAAGTAATGTACTTTTCTTCAGAGTCTCATGACTCTTTTGGCTTTCATCAGAGTCATATTCATCTGAGTCGTAAATATCTTCGTTATTAAAATCCTCTTCATCACCACTTTTCTCATCATCCTGCTCGTCCTCCTTGTCATCTGTAGGGTTGAGACCGGGTACATTATCCGCTTTTACGACCTGAGACGGTTCACTGCGCCACTGCCACCCATTCTCAAGAGGAGGAGGTATAACAGCTGGTTGATCATAATGGTGCCCATACTCTTTAGAAGAAGATTGATTCCAGCCTCTGCCAGCAGGTGCAAAGGTATTGGCCAAACCCTTTCCTGCCCATGCATTAACATGCTGCTTATTTCCTGGCCAGGCATTGGAAGGCCCCTTAGCCCCTGTCCGGGGATTGCCTGATACTTTCGCACTGGAGTTCTGAATCCCCCCATTTCCAACAAGTCTATTTCTGGGCTTTCTAGCTACCTCCTCCCAGCCTCCATCCTGTTCAGAATCTAGACTTACGGCTGACATACTATCAGCCACCTGATCAGCCCAGCGATCAGAAACTTGAGCGACATTTTTTCCCTTAGCTAATTCAGCTGAACCAGCAGTAGGCAGCTTCGCACCAGAACCTCCCCCTATTCTTGAACTCATAGTTCCTGACGCAAAAGTTGTTTAAAACCTATCATAAAAAACATGTCAAATGACAGAAAGTCTCTACTTTCATCAAATGTCTATTTACAGAAAAGTCTGGCACACCCTGCATACATTTAGCATGACAAGAACAATAACATAAACAAAAACCTGAAATGTTCAAATTCTATACCTAACAACACTATCACAATCGAAGCACAATAATCCGCATACACAGATTACTCGCTGTTTTGATGATCCATGCCTATAAAAAATGTTCTACAAAAAAATACACTTGACAACCTTCTAACAATCTGCACCCTAAAATTATATAGGTATTAAACCCCTAACAAATCTACACTCTAAACCTTCTAATCATTAAAACATCTACATAAACAACTAATAGACAGTAAAATGCACAGAAGTACACATAACTTACACTTAAAACCCCTCGCATCCCAAAAACCAAGTACAAATAACAGAAACAAATAAGATAACATACAGAAACATAACACGGATTTAATCAAAACATTGAACAATTCTATATAGTTGTATGCATACATTTAACACCCAAAAAGAACAATCACAacaacaaaaaacacaaaaacacctTACAGCATAAAAACCCTAACAAGTATGTGCTCTAAATCattttaatcaacagaacatcaATATAACCAAATAATAAACACTAAAAAGACATATGTATCCATAATTAAGCTTAAGACCCTTAAGAAAAGGCAGACAATGTATGAAAACATAATAACACAGATGTAACACAAACAATAGAAAAGCCTAGATGTTGTATACACACATTTAACACACAAAAACACCAATAGCACCAACAAAAACCATAAAAAACGTAAAACGCCTTACAGTATTTAGACCGAGATAGATACAAACCCTGGATTGTTTTAATCAGTAAAAAATGTTTACAAACAACTAAAAACATGAAAGACACAAATGTACACATATTTAATCTTAAAACCCTTAAGAACAATAGTTCAAATGCCTGAAAAAATAAGATCGCATACGGAAACATAATCGATGTACCGATAGACAAGTTTAGATGTATATATACATTTGAGCCTTTTACACAAAAAAACAATCATACCAACAAAAACTGTATAAACACATAAAAACACCTTACAGTATTTAAATCCTAACAGATATAAACCCTGGATCAGCTTAATAAACAAAACATGTGTATAAACAACTATTAAACACGACAAACACAAATTTACACATAAATTAAGCTTGGAACTTTGAAAATGTCTAAATAAATAATTCAACTGTCAAAAAAAGTAAGACGTACGAAAACATAATATAAACCGAAAAAAAAGACAAATATAGATGTCCTAGATACACATTAGACATAAATAAACAACTGCTAAACAAATTTTATACAAACACATAATAGTATTAAAACCCTAACAGATATAACCCTGGATCATTTTAATCAAGAAAAAATGTGTATAAACAATTAATAAACACTATAACACAAATGCAGACATCAATTAAGCTTAAAACCCTTGGAAAAACACAAAAAATGTTCAAATgccaaaaaaaaatatttacgaAAACATAACAGATAAACCAACAAATGGACAAATCTAGGTGTTATATATACATTGAACAAGAAAAAACCGCGCCAGCAAATTCTATTACAAATACATTACAGAATTAAATCCTAGCAGATACAAACCTTGGATCATTTTAATCAACAAAACATGTGTATACACAACTAATAAACACAGTAACCACACAAGTATATCTAAATCAAGCTTAAAACCCTTATAACGACAAAAGAATAGTCCAAATGCCAAAAAAAGTGAATAATATACAAAAACACATCACAGATAATAAACGTTAGACAAGTCTAGATGATGTATATATACAATTGAGTGACACACAAAAGCAACAATATCACCaattaaaaaacataaaaacaccTTACAGTATTAAAACCCTTACAGATTTAAAGGGTGGATCATTTTAATCAACAAAAGATATGTCTAATCAACTAATAAACACGATAAATGCAAATGTACACACAAATTAAGCTTTGGACCTTTGAACAGTAAAAAAATTGATCCAAAAAATATACATGAAAACAAACACAGACGATAGGAAAAAACAATAGACAGTTTAGATGTTGTATATGCACAATTGACACACAAAAACAACCATTTCACCAATTAAAACACCTAAAAACACCTTACAGTATTAAAACCCTAACAGATATAAACCGTAGATCATTTTAATCAACAAAACATATGTAAAATCAACTAATAAATGCGATAAACACAAATGCAGAAAAAAATAAGATAAAATACCAAAACATAACACAGACTATACAAAAAAAACAATAGACAATTAGAGATGTTGTATTACAACAATATAACCAATTAAAACTCTTTACGGTATTAAAACCCTTACTGATATAAACCGTTAATCATTTTTATCAACAAAACAAACGTATAATCAACTAATAAACACCATAAACACAAATGTACACATAAATTACGCTTAAAACCCTTGACACAAAAAAATTGTTCCCATGCCCAAAGAAAATTGTTCAAATATTGAAAGAATAAGATAATATACGAAAACATAACACAGAGTCACAGACTATACAAAAAAACAATAGACAAGTTTTCAGATGTTGTATATACACAACTGACACATAACACAACGATATCACAATTAAAAACACCTTACAGTATAAAACCCTAACTTATATAAACCCTAGAACATTTTAATCAACAAAACAAGTATATAAACAACAAATAAACACTAAAAACACAAATGTACACATAAATTAAGCTTCAAAGCACTAAAAATCACAAAAAACAAGCACAAATACCGATAAAAACAAGCAAAAACATCATATATACAAAGAGATACATCAAACGAAGCATTAAAACAAGATCGCAAAGAGAAAATCGAGCGATTAGAGTGAGAAATATACCTGATTGCGATCGAGAGAGATGAAACGGAGCTTTTGGCGAGGGTTTTGTGTGTGTATTGTATGtatatgagagagagagagagagagagagagagagagagagagatggggTGAAATAAGTGTGACTGTTGAGTGAAAATAAGGAGAGTGGGTTGAAATCTTAGAAGACTCCGGATTCAAGAATTTTATTAAATTGGGTCTATAATCTTTTCAAATCCGGTGGGACCCgttcattttattttcatttcatATGGTGAAAATTATGTTTTGTTTTTCTTTAAATTGGAAATATTTCTATTATAAGAATTGTTTTGGGAATATAAATTTGTTCctttttttcattttcttcacccTTTTTAATACGGAGAGCTCGGAAATATCGAGGATAATACAATAAAGGATTTGAAACCCACTTCAAAGAgaaaattaaaaaagaaaatgTTTTGGAGCTACATCAAGAACGAGACCCAAAATAAAATGATACACTTAAATTATATGCCATAAATCTGATATACTCTCTCACAATAGTAGAGTTTCAAAGGAGCTAAATGCCAGCTCTGCAATTAGATTCTATAATATTATTATGAGAAAAAATACGATGTTGAGTAATAATTGAAGAAAACATGTAGCAATATCTTTACTTAGGGCCTAAGGTACCTTCGAAAAAAATATATTATCAGAGTCATAATTTAACTTTGCCTGAATTTAAAAATAAAGTGTGTTTCTTATTAATGGCTTGGAGCTATAATTTTATCAATTATATTTTGGCTTTATTAAAAATTATTGTGTTGctaaaaaatatgataaaaataAATGCGGTTATGAAAATTAGATGGTTATTTGGAAATATTTTTGATATGCACATATTTTgaagttaatttttttttacaaaaaaataacAATTTTATGGTGAAACAACAATTACTTCCaacaaaaattaaaaagtacTGTAACTTTTTACATGGTGAAATATATTTTCTCTAGTATCagctatgttagatatatttgagatgtcgtgtctaatatgattcatgtttagttttcaaatcttaacaaacaggacatatcaggacatattaggacttactgaaatcaggacttactggaagtcaaaacttaatatcagaacttaaggtcatatcagaacttaagtgcgggaagacttacagttagggaaggaagctgatttacaggagaagatcgagactaaaacaaaagaagatatgcatggaaatagttagaagactggaagacttgtagaagatatctgattgatatattttaggagacagaattatatttcatatcaattagaagttatcttgtaactgtgtactatataaacacagacttagggtttacactatatgtgttatcattatcgagaagattatacattgtaacctaacagctcttagtgatatttgttcatcactgagaggggacaacagttcatattgtaacagagtttatttaatatatttgatatttgttacatacttgtgttaaatcgatttgattgtataaacactgtattcaacccccttttacagtgttgtgtgacctaacaatttgtatcagagcttatctgttaacacacatacagtaaagatccaaacaatcatgtctgaagaaacacaaactccaaccaagcccaccaaaactcaaaatacttaaacccacagtcgatatgagattATTAGGGTttccatactgagaccttctgagtatcccatatgaaaagtgaagatggctatgtttctggaaggtatagatccagaataccttgacataattaataaaggaccacataagccaaccaagctctatgttgtagttgttgatcaaccagcaacgaccataccaaaggagaaagatgagtatacagctgaagacatctcatctattgccaaggatgcaagggtaaggcatttgttgtatagtgtcattgataatgttatgtcaaacatgataattcattgcaagactgcaaaggagatatgggatgtttTGGAAACAATGTgacagggaactgatgcaatcaagaagaacaggaagactatactcactcaagagtatgagcactttgactcaaaagctgatgagtcgttaactgatttatatgacaggtttgccaaactcttgaatgatctgtcactggtaaacaaggaatatgatcttgaagattcaaatctaaaattccttttagctcttcctgaaagttgggatttgaagtctacttccataagagacaactatgaccttattgaaactactcttgatgaaatttatggtatgctcaagtctcatgaacttgagatagatcaaaggaacaagaggcatggaagaaagtcaaggatagttgctcttaaagctgaggaggaatctcctaaagttgttgcctcaaagaggggcaaaggaaaggctctcatcataaagtctgattcagagtcatcatattctgatgatgattcagaaactgaaagtttacctgaaatggatgttgataaagagatgatgaaattgtgtgctcttatggtgaagagtatcacaaagatagcctacaataaattcagaaaaggcaagaagttttccaggaaaactgaaagttctgataagaaaggattcagaaagtctgaaggtaaaggaaagtATGACAGatgagacaactcaaatgtcaaatgctacaattgtggtgaaagaggtcacatatctcctgactgcaagaaaggaaaaagtgacaaaggcaagacacttgtcacaaagaaaaaaaaccggacagacacttcagattctgaacatgaggtgaactatgccttgatggcaaatgctgatagcagtcctgaaactgctgaattgaaggtacctcaaataacttatgcctttttatactgatgatattactgagttgagattatatcttaaaaccatgttcattagttatagagatcagactttaacatgcGAAAAATTAACatctaaaaatcttgcttataaaaagagaaatgattatttagaaaagaagttagtttttcttcatcaaactaagaaaaaAAGATGATgttttgtatgttagagatgaagtgttaaaattgaatgaatctctaaaagctgacttagaaaaggaaatagagattatcagaacttggactaactctggcagatcaactcagaatttattaagtactggaaactggaaagagggcttaggttatggagatgataaaagtgaaaaaggaactgaacaaattgagtcaatggttgttaaacagactgctaagccaaaggtaaatcctgttaagtttgtagcaaaaactgtaaattctgattctgaaaatatgaaagaatctaggacagaagtcaaagaaaaatCAACTTCTGGCAAATTAAAACAAGATAAATCAACTGAAGTAtacataggcttaatgacaaagaagcagcttaaacataagctgaaagagattaggaatgtcaacgAGGTAAAGGaaactaggaaaaataggaatggaaaggaaggtgtgaataaaagcaataattatatgcttgttcttaatgctcctataaagaaatgttataactgtggaaactctaaccatcttgcttctttttgcaggaaaaataaagatataaactattTATCTCCTAAATCATGAGTTAAAAGTCAGTCTATttggtttaagccacaaaatccttgttttcattgtggtagtttatggcattccatttatacttgtaaggaatatcatagtttgtactatgattattatcaaataaaaccttctttgaagaaagttagtattattccttctagtgtaaagtctgatgcaattTCTGATATAAATTATActaaacaacatgttagcataaactctgaaactaaatccgctgcaaatgctaacaaacttaaaaagaccaaagaatccaagcaagtctgggtccttaaaactaaccaatagtggtctttgtgattgcagggcaacaggaaaaacatcctagttctggacagtggatgttcaggacatatgactggaaataaagtcctgctatcagactttgtggagaaagctggcccgggagtttcttatggagatggcaacatgggaaaaactctgggatatggcaatatcaatcttgggaatgtcatcattgaaacagtagctcttatttcaggacttaaacacaatctgctaagtgtgagtcaaatctgtgacagaggttatcatgtgaatttctttgaagaacactgtgaagttgtaagcaattctacaggcaaagtggttctgaaaggttacaggcatggtaacatttatgaagccagactttcaacaagttctgatggttctgcaatctgtctgttgagtagagcgtcaattgaagaaagctggaattggcacaaaagactctctcatttaaattttaacaacataaatgagcttgtaaggaaagatcttgtgagagaactgccaaaatcagtatttactccttatgacctttgtgattcatgtcaaaaggcaaaacaaagaaaatcttcattgaagagcaaaactgaatcttcaattcttgagccttatcacctactgcatgttgatctatttggtccagtcaatgtcatgtttattgcaaagaagaaatatgatatggttacagtggatgagttcacaagatacacttgggtgtatttcttgcacaagaagaatgaatctgcatctactctaactgatcatgtcaaacagctggataaattggtcaaagattctgttaaaataataagaagtgataatggcactgagttcaagaattcaatcatggaagagttttgcaaagagcatggaatcaaacaggaattttctgcacctggaactccacaacaaaatagagttgtagaaagaaagagcaggactctcattgaagctgcacgaactatgcttgatgaagcaaagctacgaacatacttttgggctaaagctgtgcagactgcttgttttacacagaatgctacactcataaacaagcatgaaaaaacaccatatgagatggtgaagaaaaagaagccaaatctgaaatactttcatgtatttggttgcaaatattttgttcttaagactcatcctgaacagctgtcaaaatttgatctaaaagctgatgaaggaatttttgttggatatccactttccacaaaagccttcagagtctacaatttaagaacaagggttgtcatggaatctatcaatatatcttttgatgataagaagattactggacttgaagatttcaatgatcatgatcagctaagatttgaaaatgaagatttaaattctgattttgtaaattctgatggtttaaatcctgatcctgtaagttctgacgggttaaattttgatgtcattgaaaccgtgttaactactccaagggaaaatgcacatgtccagggggagcaagctgaagttcctaccacaactcaaaactctcaagaagcatcagaacctgtcactggctcttcaagttctgattcatcaagttctgatgagccaagttctgataattctaaaaactccgattcttcaaatcctgaaggatccaactcaaattctgaagtctcagagagcataactacaggaggagcatcagaaaatgatgatggagacaacatggatcatgggggaggatccagttctagagaataacttccatcttcaaggaagtggactaaagcacatacacctgacttaataattggagatcctgaagcaggtgtcagaactagaacaacaacctcaaatgaatgtctctatcattcttttctatctcagactgaaccaaagaaagtggaagaagctcttcaagatgctgattgggtgctagcaatgcaggaagagttgaatgaatttgaaagaaataaagtctggactctagtgccaagaccaaagaacagatccattgttggcacaaaatgggtgttcagaaacaaaactgacagtgatggcataattacaagaaacaaagcaaggctggttgctaaaggctactctcaacaggagggtactAATTATAATGAAagatttgcaccagttgctagattagaagccataagaatctttttggatTATGTTgttcacaaaaagtttaaagtctttcaaatggatatgaaaagtgcttttctcaatgaagaattggaagaagaggtctatgttgaacaacctccaggatttgaagactcaaaatttctaaatcatgtctacagattaaacaaagcactttatggccttaagcaagctccaagagcatggtatgagactttagctcaattctttctggaaagtggatttcacaaaggtacaattgataaaacattgttctacctcaaccatggaaaggacttacttttggtacagatatatgttgatgatatcatatttgattctacaaatgccaaactctgtgaaaggtttgcaaagctaatgcagtcaagatatcaaatgagtatgatgagacaacttagttattttttgggacttcaagtcaagcaaaacgaagaaggtacttttatctgtcaatccaagtacaccagaaatttactcaagaaatttggaatgcaagacagttaAATTGCATCtactctcatggccactacaaccaagttagataaagatactggttcatcagtagatattactaactacagatgtatgattggctctttactctatttaactgcaagtagacctgatatcatgtatgctacctgtctttgtgcaagatttcaggctgatccaagagaacctcatctaatagttgtgaaaagaattttcaagtacctcaagggtacaactgatctacgattttggtatcctagagaatcatattttaagctaataggttactcagatgcagattttgcatgATACAAAATAGagaggaaaagcactagtggaagctgccaatttcttggaggcagattggtttcttggtttagcaagaaacagaaatcaatttccacatcaactgcagaagcagaatatattgctgcaggaaactgttgtgcacagattctttggatgaagaatcagttactggactatgggttataatttttctaaaatacctatttactgtgataattaaagtgctattgctatgacaggtaatccagttcaacac carries:
- the LOC141689411 gene encoding protein SUPPRESSOR OF GENE SILENCING 3 — its product is MSSRIGGGSGAKLPTAGSAELAKGKNVAQVSDRWADQVADSMSAVSLDSEQDGGWEEVARKPRNRLVGNGGIQNSSAKVSGNPRTGAKGPSNAWPGNKQHVNAWAGKGLANTFAPAGRGWNQSSSKEYGHHYDQPAVIPPPLENGWQWRSEPSQVVKADNVPGLNPTDDKEDEQDDEKSGDEEDFNNEDIYDSDEYDSDESQKSHETLKKSTLLKGFFETLDGLKVEEISEPDRQWHCPACHGGPGAIDWYRGLQPLMTHAKTKGKRRAKAHRVLAKLLDEELRRRGTSVIPAGEAFGKWKGLNETAVRDREIVWPPMVMIMNTQLDKDDNGKWIGMGNAELLEYFNNYAAVRSRHSYGPQGHRGMSVLIFEASAVGYLEAERLSKHFEEGGTNREAWDRRPKLFLPGGQRLLYGYMADKGDIDRFNQHSQGKSKLKFEMRSYEEMVVNPMKQMNEDNHLLNFYKNKAVKEKKHSKALEESFDALTVRLRKTLEDNRIVRQRTKMHHEQTKEAMDYQEEFYQEHFRRIQEARNEMEENFEKMQQEKREKMKIYMENPSAADRQSRIKQGTSLILSQQKDMDNFAEERDKLLKDLEDRKAELKKQRYEEDVKLEKEFDEDLARLMEKYNSIS